The region CGTCAAGCTGTCAATGCAGTGGGTAGCATTCTGAGTCCATTCCATCTTCTTATTGGCGTCCAGCGAGTACTCCAGCGCTCGCGCAACAGTGTGCAGAACTTCATTACGACTAAAGGGTTTTTCAATGAAGTCAGAGGCACCGGCTTTCATGGCATTAACGGCAATTGAAATTTCCCTGCTATCACTGATCATGACAGCTGGCAGATCATCGCCATTTCCTCTCAACCGTTGTAGGAGCTCTAGACCTTGCATGCCGGGGAGGTGTGCATCGACCAGCAAACAGGCACGCAGGCCGGGAGAGTAGTCCTCCAGGAACGCCTCACATGATGCGTAATCCCGAACCAGATAGTCTTTGGACTCGAGTAAACTTCGGATCGTATTGCGAAAAAAATCGTCGCGATCGACTACGAATATGATCGATGCCTCTGTACCGGCAGGGTCGACTGGCGGGTGTTGCTCGTACTCGACGTTCGCCAAACGCTGCTGTTCAAGCAGAGAAGAAATAACGAATACGATTTCTTTAAGCTTCGCCGGCTTGTTAAGTTGAGAGCAGTCCTCAAAAGCCACGTCATGGGAAGTTTGACGAGAGATATCGCCCGTCAGAATGATGGCAGGCATGAAGCGACGCAGTGTTTTACGCAGTTGATTGATGACCTGTAAGCCATTGAAAGAGCCCGGCAAATTAAAGTCAGCAAGTATCAAGTCAGGTTGTACACCACCGTGTGTGACGCTTTCCAGGGCGCTTAGCCCGTCAACGGCCATTTCCACTTGGTAGCCTTCGGACTTGAGCAAAATGCCCAATAACTCCAGCAGTTCCACATCATCTTCAATAATAAGGACCATTTCACCATCATGCGTTTGGCTTTTCTCGTTGAGATCAGCGTCTGGCTGAGTAGGGGGCAACGAGATGACCGGACGATTAAACGTGAGATCTATGGAAAATACTGACCCGCTGGTGTTACCCGACTGCGCTCGTAGGCGGTGCCCCAAGACCTTGCACAAACGTTTGACGATAAACAAACCGGTGGTGTTTTGATTGGAGGAGATGGCGATAGGCGCATGGCTATCAAGGTAAGATTCCAATATCGGCGTGGGCATGCCGATGCCGGTATCCCAGACTTCAATGCTAAGCCACCCTCCATGGCGGCGGCAGCCTAATAAGATGCGGCCCTCATGGGTATACTGCAGTGCATTCGACAGCAAGATACGCAACATTTGTTCGAGCAAACGTGGATCGCTTTCCACGATGAGCTGACACGGTACAACCTTGAGTTTCAAACCTTTAGCGCCGGCTTTATAGCTGAACTCATCAGCCAGTCGCTCCAGCAAGTCACTGATGCGAAAGCTGACAATATTGGCGCGATTAGCATCCGTTTCAATGTGGTTGATATCCAGAAGCGCATTCAGCATGCCGGACATTGCACCCACCGTTTCGCCGATTCTCGCGGTCAGTTTTCGGGGTTGCTCATCGTCAAGCAATCCCAACAACAGGCCTTGCAACAACTTGAGTGTCTGCAACGGCTGACGAAGTTCATGGCTTGCGCAAGCAAGAAAGCGTAAGCGATCAGTACTCGCCAGTTCGGCCTGCTGCGTGGCGATTTCGAGAGCTTGAGCCACCTGCTTTTTGTCGCATATGTCCGTAAAGGTAATGACCACGCCCTCAACAAAATCGTCTTGTTGGTTGTAGGGCGAAATACGGCGGGTAAAACTCACACCACTGCGCGATTCGACGTCACGTTCCAGCGCAACTCTGTCGCGTATGACGGTTCTGGCGTCATCCAGCAAATTGATATCGGTGGACATCGGACGAAGGTCAGCGAGAGGTCGACCAATGTCTTGATTTAGAATATTGAACAACGACTGACTGGCGGGCGTGAACAAGCGGATATTCAGATCGGCGTCTAGCAAAATGGCTGCAATATGGGTGCTGTGCAGTACATTTAACGCTACTTGAGAGGTCGCCCGCTGCTGCTCCAGTGAACCCCTAAGCTGATCGTTCATCTCGGTAAGCTCATTGTTCAGCGAGCGCAACTGATCAAGCGACTGCGTGTTAGTGACGTGTGGTGAAGATTCCTGTGTTGAGCTCAACGTTGCAGCGTCGGCTGAAGGGGATGGGGTAACCTCCTTGGGCGTGGCCGTTCCAACGTCGAGTGGAAGGCATACAGGCATTATTGTTTTCCGCATCACAGCATTCCGAAGGAACGCATCTACATGGAGCCTACACCCCTTTGAGTGATACGCAATGCCCGGCCCGGAGTGCTATGCCGTTACAGGACCGTTTGGATCCGATTAACAGGTAGCCCCTTGAAAACTACCCCCACTTTGTTGAAGACGAGCGTGTTGAGTGCTAGCGCATCAGCTTCAGAATCTCCGACCGGCGGTCGAAGCCTGACGGTATAAAGTGCCGAGTCAGGCGATGAGCAGGTGATTTTCTACATGACTGACACCCGCTACTGCCCACGCTGTTTGTTCGACCGCTTTACGTTCACTCCATAGCGAAACGGTGCCTTCAAGGGTCACTTGATTGCCGTGGACAGTGACGCGAATCTTGCTTACATCCAGTCCAGCACTTCGGATCAAAGCAGCGTCGATTAGCTTTTTGATGTCTTGAGTACTCTCTTTAGGCTGTATGACCAAAAAATTGTCGATACGCGAGACGCCTTGCAATTGCTCTATAACGCTCTGTACAGCCTCTTTCTGGTATTGCCATTCGACATTTCCCCGGATCGTGACCCAACCGTGCTGCACCTTGATGTGAATGGGCTCATCGGAAACGGTCGTGTTCCAGCGAACCAGGTCCAGGCAACGCGAGGCGATCACACTGTCTTCAACAGCGTCTAGCCCAGATACTCGGACTTCCAGCTCTTCGGCCAGCGCTAAAACGCCTTTGATGGCCTGGACGGCGCATTCAACCGCGATTTTTTCAGCGTA is a window of Pseudomonas antarctica DNA encoding:
- a CDS encoding response regulator, whose protein sequence is MNDQLRGSLEQQRATSQVALNVLHSTHIAAILLDADLNIRLFTPASQSLFNILNQDIGRPLADLRPMSTDINLLDDARTVIRDRVALERDVESRSGVSFTRRISPYNQQDDFVEGVVITFTDICDKKQVAQALEIATQQAELASTDRLRFLACASHELRQPLQTLKLLQGLLLGLLDDEQPRKLTARIGETVGAMSGMLNALLDINHIETDANRANIVSFRISDLLERLADEFSYKAGAKGLKLKVVPCQLIVESDPRLLEQMLRILLSNALQYTHEGRILLGCRRHGGWLSIEVWDTGIGMPTPILESYLDSHAPIAISSNQNTTGLFIVKRLCKVLGHRLRAQSGNTSGSVFSIDLTFNRPVISLPPTQPDADLNEKSQTHDGEMVLIIEDDVELLELLGILLKSEGYQVEMAVDGLSALESVTHGGVQPDLILADFNLPGSFNGLQVINQLRKTLRRFMPAIILTGDISRQTSHDVAFEDCSQLNKPAKLKEIVFVISSLLEQQRLANVEYEQHPPVDPAGTEASIIFVVDRDDFFRNTIRSLLESKDYLVRDYASCEAFLEDYSPGLRACLLVDAHLPGMQGLELLQRLRGNGDDLPAVMISDSREISIAVNAMKAGASDFIEKPFSRNEVLHTVARALEYSLDANKKMEWTQNATHCIDSLTMRQRQIMDMVLAGHPSKNIAVELGISQRTVENHRASIMTRTHSKSIPALARIALAANSKTSSKSTFKGKPFKA
- a CDS encoding BON domain-containing protein, with the translated sequence MSDLTLRRRILDELEFLPHIDAGAIGVTLENGVVVLTGHVNTYAEKIAVECAVQAIKGVLALAEELEVRVSGLDAVEDSVIASRCLDLVRWNTTVSDEPIHIKVQHGWVTIRGNVEWQYQKEAVQSVIEQLQGVSRIDNFLVIQPKESTQDIKKLIDAALIRSAGLDVSKIRVTVHGNQVTLEGTVSLWSERKAVEQTAWAVAGVSHVENHLLIA